The nucleotide window gAAGTGCAAGCCGGGTAGAAAagcgttcggctatctgttgtgattacaACTTCTCGATGTCGATCCTTCCTTGTgattgttggcgtgcgtttctTGTTTCACTGAAGCGGGTGCgagtcttggctgcaacaagatagtggtccgagtcgatgttaggatctcggagcgcacgctcatctaaaacactggagacggtttgtgtcttccgtctatcacaacatggttcgtggtttttcgatccagaggcagccaggtagcttgatgaatcttcttatgctggaatcttgtactgcagataaccatattttgagccccggcgaagtcaatcagtctcaacccatttggggatgtttcctagtggaggctgaatttaccgaccgtcgTGCCTAAGttaccttccttgcccaccctgacgataaagcatctttggtcacatcgtccttctcttgcttcgggcgtgggcgcaaatcagcgatatgttgtagaacctcgctttgatgcggattgtggctagtcGTTCAttcggagtgaatgatagtactcggcgacggagtctctctcccaccccGCATCACACACCATacttgcgctcttttatatgaccactgtagtaaatgccacaaggacctattcgtctctgtccttgtcccgttcatcgcatttctttgatggcggtgatgtcagcctttattttcacgaggtcatcaaccagctgggcagcggccccttcccaattaagggatccgacattccaggtgcatgccctcaattcttAGTCCTTAttgcgtttgccatggtcgtcatcaaaagggggactctcatccgaggctgtggctgatttttcattgggggtgattttttacgtggtgggtctcaaacccagcgcacagccCTATGcgggggatgtttcgccttctcacattagctcgccttcaaacggatgttcttaggctacccagaggatacttggtcaaagaccggaagtcgtgagctgcttgaatcatgcgaaaaagaatcgtttctggccactcccaagtgaatggcgatcagagaactttccttactttcgtgaacttctacacatgactccatcttccAATTTTATATAATGTTAATTTAAAGCTAAATAAAAGTTAGTGTTCCAATTACTAGATCGTTGGGGTCACAGTGCCAGCTGCAGTGCTCGAGATTGTTGTcgaaaacgaaattacttagaACGAATTGCTAGTCCCATCCcgatgtccatcctttttgttgattttggtGTATTAAGTTGTCATGCTAGGGTGCGCCAATTTATCCCAGGTAGAGTGGGGTATACATGGGGGGAGATGCTTAAGTCATTGAAACATATTGGGCCCCCTAAGCAAAATTTTTGCCTAGTATACCGTATAAAGGCTTTTACAATGTAGTGATCCTTACTCGTTGACGGGTTTTTACAGAAGGAGGCATATCTCAAAGTTGCAGTGTTTGATGCCTTGCCTTTTCAAAAACGAATGTAAGTGTAAAGCGACGATACGATTAAAGGCAACATAAGGATAGCATACGGttgcattttaaaagtaatagatCATGGTGTTGCCACAGTACTCCCCTCCTAGTGAGTCGTTGGAGGTGTGATGAAAGCTGGCTTCAAGCGGTCAACAGAAACTTTGGTTTTGCCTGCCTTAACCTAAACTATGAAATATTTCGATGAGCGCTGGGCGAAATTGTATGAACCTCGGTACGGTGGTGACAACGATGGTTTAACAGAATCATCTCGAATGAAGACGTGCTCGCATGTCTTGAGGCCACTGTGAACAAATGGTGTCTTTGTAGTGTGCCGGGCTGTATCTACAGGGCGAATATCCTGAATAATGCGCCGTAACTCTCCCACGGTTTCTGATACGTTGGCTGGTCCACGCTGCTCGATGAAGAAGTCCGAAGGAAGTCGTAGCGGTGCGCCATACACCAGCTCTGCGGGCGTACAGCCAATGTCGACTTTGAAAGCAGAGCGAAGACCTAGTAGGATAAGCGGCAGATATGTTGTCCATTGGTCTAACTTGTGGCAGAGTATAGCAGATTTAAGTGTTCGATGCCACCGTTCTACAAGTCCGGGCGTACAGCCAATGTCGACTTTGAAGGCAGAGCGAAGACCTAGTAGGATAAGCGGCAGATATGTTGTCCATTGGTCTATCTTGTGGCAGAGTATGACAGATTTAAGTGTTCGATGCCACCGTTCTACAAGTCCGTTACCTTGTGGGTGGTGCGGTGTTGTCCTCAAGTGCGACACGCCGAGCCATTGGAGTAGCTGCTGAAACAGGGCGCTCTCAAATTGTCGCCCGAGGTCCGACGTAATATCCGAAGGCACTCCATAGCGTGCGATCCAGCCGTTTAGCAAAGCCCTAGCCACGATCGGTGCTGTCATGTTCGGGGAATGCCTCTGGCCATCGGGTAAAGCGGTCGATCACAGTTAGGCAGTACCTGTTGCCCTCCGACAGTGGAAACGGTCCAACGATATCGATGTGCAAGTGTCCAAAACGTTGGTTGGGCATGCTTCGACGTTGCAGAATACTCGAATTGTGTCGGATTACATTGTTTCGCTGACATTGTGAGCAAGCTTTTGCATAAGCCCTGCTGTCATGTTGAATTCCTGGCCACACAAATCGCTCCACCATGAGCCTGACGGTGGCTCGTGTGCCAGGGTGTGATAGGTTGTGCGTAGATTGCAGAAATACTTGACGAAATTTCGATGTTACAAAGGGACGAAATCGACCTGTAGACACATCACAAACCACTTTCTTGGTGCTGAAAGgtaatggaaaacttttaagttttagtGAATGATGAACTTTACCGGATAAGTATGACTGCAATTCGTTATCTTTTTGTTGATCATCCGCAAGTGCATCGTAATTGATAGTAGCAGCCGTGATTGACTGTATCCGCGAAAGTAGATCGGCTGCGACATTCTCTTCCCCTTTAACATGCCGAATATCAGTTGTGATTTGAGAAATGAAGTCCAACTGTCTGACTTGGCGATCTGATGCTTTGTGTAAGTGTTGACGAAACGCGAAAGTAAGCGGCTTGTGGTCGGTATACACATGGCAGAGTCGATCTTCCACCATGTAACGAAAGTAGCGCATAGTCAAGTAGAGTGCGGTGAGTTCGCGATCGTAGGTATTGTAGCGTGTTTCTGCTAGAGAGAATTTGCGCGAAAAAAATCGAAGAGGTTGGAGGTCACCGTTGACTACTTGATTTAAAACTGCCCCAGCTGCGAAGTAGGATGCGTCTACCCAAAGCGACAGCTCTGCGTTGGGTAGAGGGTGTGCTAGAACAGCGCAGTTCGCAAGTTGGTTTTTGCAGGCCTCAAAATGGCGTACGACGTCTTCTGTCCAAATGAGGTTGCAATTATCGTTTTTCTTGTTGCCGGGCACCATCGCAAAAAGAGAGCTTTGATGCTGTAACGCATTGGGCAAGAATCTGCGGTAGAAGTTAAGTGTCGCGAGAAAGCGTTTAAGCTCCTTTGCTACAGTAGGTAGCTTAAAGTGTGTTATCGCTTCGACGCGGCTGCGGAGCAGGCTTATACCATCCTTGGTGATCGAATGACCAAGGAACTCCAATTCCGTAACGCCAAACTGTGATTTTGAAACATTAatctttaatttgtaattttgtaatcgACGAAACGCCATTCGGAGATGTTCCTGGTGCTCTTCAGTTGATTTGGATGCGATACAAACGTCGTCTAAATACGTAAATGCGAAGTCCAACCCTCTAAACACCTCATTGATTAGTCGCTGAAAGGTTTGTGCGCCGTTCCGTAAACCGAAGGTCATATGGGTAAATTCAAATAACCCGAAGGTTGTCGTAATTGCTGTTTTACTGATGTCATCTGGGTGTATTGGCACCTGCTGGAAGGCTTTTTGCAGATCAATTTTAGAAAAGATTGTCTTACCTGCTAAAACCATTGAGAAATCTTGCAGAAATGGTAGCGAATAGCGGTCTGGAATGGTGATAGCGTTTAATGTCCTATAGTCGCCGCAGGATCTCCATGATCCGAACGAGGTGGAGCGGGCTCGCCCAGTTGCTTTTTGAAGGGCGATAAATTCCGAGGTTGATTAGTAATTCGAACTTGGCGCGTGCAGCGGCGAGCTTCTCCGGTGATAGATGTCATGGCCTGGCAGAAACAGGTTGACCGGTGGTAGTGATTTGATGAACTATGGAAGCGTCTGTTCGACTGCCTGGCGCTGGTGGACACGTGAGTTCTAAAAATTCCTCCAGAATACCTGAGAATTTTTGCGAAGAATTGTtgagattttcgaaaattggcTTTTCGTTACTATACACGGTGATTTAAGCGATGTTGTGCGATCGACCAGACGCTGGCCTTGCAAATCGACAATCAAGCCATAGTACCCAAGAAAATCGGCACCAAGATTGGCTTGCGATACGTCTGCGACAGTAAAATTCCAGAGGAATTCCCTCCGCAGGTTAAGATTAAGTTTAAGCATGACTTCACCGTAACTGGATACGGTGGAGCCATTCGCGGCAAACAGGAGTGTTGATGATGGGTGAGCATGAGCTAATTTTGTTGACTTGGGTATGACAGAGACATCTGCACCTGAGTCTATGAGAAATTTCATGCTGATGTATCGTAGATGCAGAGTCGATAGCTCCTTTGTATATCAGGGTATTTGCCGAGCCCTGATACTGGATTAGCTCCGCCCACCTACTCGACGTTTTGAGGCGGCGACTGTGTGAATGTACACGGCTGTCGACACTTTGTGGCATTTGCCCCGAATTTCGTATGGTACCAGCACAAGCACGGTACATTGAGCGTGCCTCTTCTGCTGCATGAGGCACTTGAAGATCTAGAGCGCTGTTGTGTGTGGCTGTTGCGCATGAATTGATTGACCTGCTTTGTTAAAGCGGCGACTTCAGCTTGTAGATGCGACCACTCATCTGAAAACGACGGTTCGGTGCTAACCTCACAAATCTGGTTACCAACTTTCATCTCTAAGCACTCTGAGATGGAATCCGCGATTTTTATCTTCTCCCCGATAGGAGCGTTTGTCGCGATAATGGCCGCCTGGGCGTACGTCGGTAAACGACTAACCCACAGATCGTGCAGAATGCTCTCGCTGAGTGCGGGTCCAGCAGTGCGTCGCATCTTGTGGTACAACTCGCTGGGTCTAcgatcgcccagcgatagctcCTTTAAAACCCGTTGGAGGCGGCGCTGCTGGCTTTCGgtgaaaatatcaataattttccGCCGAATATACCCGTATTTATCCGTAAGAGGCGTGTCGTCGATAATAGTGCGCATTTCAATTAGTTTTGCCGGAGACACATTTGCTAACACAATGTCAAATTTCACTGAATCGTCAAAAACTCGCGAGGCTTCAAACCAGAACCCTAGTGAATAAAAATATGCCTCGATGTTATCCTCTGACATCGAGGTCAGCGGAAGTCTGGGCGAAACCTTTTGGGTTGAAATATGCTCGACACCGCTGCACAGTGGGGTAATTCCCACAAGTCTTCTAGttatgaaaaagttattttttttagttaattaatcataaagaagtaagaaaataatgcaattcgagtttttttattgtttttttttatatcttaaaaaacaaaaatgtgctGAACAtcggttttctaaatttttaatttttttaagcttcaaattttatttaaaatatataaactgtttCTTCATCACTATAATAATATTCATGATCATTGTCGTCTTCGCTTGAATTTTTATCATCGcc belongs to Bactrocera dorsalis isolate Fly_Bdor chromosome 1, ASM2337382v1, whole genome shotgun sequence and includes:
- the LOC125777743 gene encoding uncharacterized protein LOC125777743 yields the protein MRTIIDDTPLTDKYGYIRRKIIDIFTESQQRRLQRVLKELSLGDRRPSELYHKMRRTAGPALSESILHDLWVSRLPTYAQAAIIATNAPIGEKIKIADSISECLEMKVGNQICEVSTEPSFSDEWSHLQAEVAALTKQVNQFMRNSHTQQRSRSSSASCSRRGTLNVPCLCWYHTKFGANATKCRQPCTFTQSPPQNVE